A single region of the Devosia sp. FJ2-5-3 genome encodes:
- a CDS encoding S49 family peptidase, with the protein MADLTSPKPNWFARLIRRTPTIPVVRLQGVIAAELRPGRLNIAGVEPLLKRAFALKSAPAVAIVINSPGGSPVQSRLISKRIRELADENDKLVLVFVEDAAASGGYFIAVAGDEIFVDPSSIVGSIGVIMAGFGFVGAIDKLGIERRVHTAGRNKSTLDPFLPERQEDVERIKQFELDIHQVFIDHVKAHRAGRLRADDDTLFTGEWWTGLRGVELGLVDAIGDLHSTLRQRFGPDIELKFIAPKKPFFALPRLSISASGVLDDAVSTLEDRAHWARLGL; encoded by the coding sequence ATGGCCGATTTGACCAGCCCCAAGCCCAATTGGTTCGCCCGCCTTATCCGTCGCACCCCGACCATTCCGGTCGTGCGCCTCCAGGGCGTCATCGCTGCCGAACTCCGTCCTGGCAGGCTCAACATCGCCGGGGTCGAACCCCTCCTCAAGCGCGCCTTCGCCTTGAAGTCGGCCCCCGCCGTGGCCATCGTCATCAATTCGCCCGGTGGCTCCCCCGTTCAAAGCCGGCTGATCTCGAAGCGCATCCGCGAACTGGCCGATGAGAACGACAAGCTGGTCCTCGTCTTCGTCGAGGATGCAGCGGCGTCGGGCGGTTATTTCATCGCCGTGGCCGGCGACGAGATCTTTGTCGATCCTTCCTCCATCGTCGGCTCCATCGGCGTCATCATGGCCGGCTTCGGCTTTGTCGGCGCCATCGACAAGCTGGGCATCGAGCGCCGCGTGCACACCGCCGGCCGCAACAAATCCACGCTCGATCCCTTCCTGCCGGAAAGGCAAGAAGATGTGGAGCGCATCAAGCAGTTCGAACTCGACATCCACCAGGTTTTCATCGACCACGTCAAAGCCCATCGGGCGGGGCGGCTCAGGGCCGACGACGATACGCTCTTTACCGGCGAATGGTGGACGGGCCTGCGCGGGGTCGAACTCGGCCTCGTCGATGCCATCGGCGATCTGCACTCGACCCTCCGTCAGCGCTTCGGGCCGGATATCGAGCTCAAGTTCATCGCGCCCAAAAAGCCTTTCTTCGCCTTGCCGCGCTTGAGCATTTCTGCTTCTGGCGTGCTAGATGATGCCGTCTCAACCCTCGAAGATCGTGCCCATTGGGCCCGTCTCGGCCTATAG
- a CDS encoding glycine--tRNA ligase subunit alpha: MDPKNSFQGLILTLQNFWAEQGCVILQPYDMQMGAGTFHTATTLRALGPKPWKAAYVQPSRRPKDGRYGENPNRLQHYYQFQVILKPSPENIQQLYLDSLAAIGLDASVHDIRFVEDDWESPTLGAWGLGWECWCDGMEVSQFTYFQQVAGFECSPVPGEITYGLERLAMYVQGVENVYDLNFNGREGDDKVTYGDVFLQNEQESSKYNFEAADTDILFRHFEDAEKECRAILAKGAEGNRQTMAIPAYEQVVKASHNFNMLDARGVISVTERQSYILRIRELAKSCGEAWLQTAGGGAE; the protein is encoded by the coding sequence ATGGACCCGAAGAACTCGTTTCAGGGTCTTATTCTGACGCTGCAGAATTTCTGGGCCGAGCAGGGCTGCGTCATCCTGCAGCCATACGACATGCAGATGGGCGCTGGCACGTTCCACACCGCCACAACGCTTCGGGCGCTCGGTCCGAAGCCCTGGAAAGCCGCCTATGTGCAGCCCAGCCGGCGTCCAAAGGACGGCCGCTACGGCGAAAACCCCAATCGCCTGCAGCACTATTACCAGTTCCAGGTCATCCTCAAGCCATCGCCGGAAAACATCCAACAACTCTATCTCGATTCGCTCGCCGCCATCGGGCTCGACGCCTCGGTGCACGATATCCGCTTTGTCGAAGACGATTGGGAAAGCCCGACCCTGGGCGCCTGGGGTCTCGGCTGGGAGTGCTGGTGCGACGGCATGGAAGTCAGCCAGTTCACCTATTTCCAGCAGGTCGCCGGCTTTGAGTGCTCCCCGGTTCCGGGCGAGATCACCTATGGCCTCGAGCGCCTTGCCATGTATGTGCAGGGCGTCGAAAACGTCTACGACCTCAATTTCAACGGTCGCGAAGGCGATGATAAGGTCACCTATGGTGACGTCTTCCTGCAGAACGAGCAGGAATCCTCGAAGTACAATTTCGAGGCCGCCGACACCGACATCCTCTTCCGCCATTTCGAGGATGCGGAAAAGGAATGCCGCGCCATCCTCGCCAAGGGCGCCGAAGGCAATCGCCAGACCATGGCGATCCCGGCCTATGAGCAGGTTGTGAAGGCCTCGCACAATTTCAACATGCTCGACGCCCGCGGCGTCATCTCGGTCACCGAGCGCCAGAGCTACATCCTGCGCATCCGCGAACTGGCCAAATCCTGCGGCGAAGCCTGGCTGCAGACCGCCGGTGGCGGCGCGGAATAG
- a CDS encoding electron transfer flavoprotein-ubiquinone oxidoreductase: protein MAEAGNREVLSTDVLIVGAGPAGLAAAIRLKQRHPDIAVTIVEKAAEIGGHIISGAVMDPVGLDALIPDWRLKNAPVGPDVTTDTYHFLTTKGDFAFPHALIPPQMRTRDGIVVSLGDLVRWLGEEATALGVDIFPMTAAVDVLRTGDGPVRGIITGDLGLDRDGNPKPGHAEGIALEAKYTLIGEGARGSLAKTIIGDFGLASGKSPQKYGLGIKEVWEIPADRHEPGKVDHYLGFPLDNATSGGGFAYHAQDRKLYLGLVVHLDYADPTLSPFDEFQRFKTHPAIAPLLEGATRLSYGARALASGGWQSLPDLAFAGGALIGCAAGFMNAPRLKAIHNAFLSGIAAADAVGEAVAAGRQHDRIETLQERVLETGIGAELFGVRNIKPMWSRFGTLFGAGLGGFDLWCQSLLRFSMFGTQRSDTSDAAKLKPIAAVTPRTYPRPDGTTTFDRASSVFLANLSHDEDQPVHLKLADPSIPIRENLPLYGEPAPLYCPAGVYEVAEENGAPVFRIHAANCVHCKTCDIKDPSRNITWVPPEGGCGPNYSGM, encoded by the coding sequence ATGGCAGAGGCCGGGAATCGCGAGGTACTGTCGACCGACGTGCTGATCGTCGGGGCGGGACCGGCCGGACTTGCCGCCGCCATTCGCCTCAAGCAACGCCATCCCGATATCGCCGTCACCATTGTGGAAAAAGCCGCCGAAATCGGTGGCCACATCATTTCCGGGGCCGTCATGGATCCGGTCGGGCTCGACGCGCTGATCCCCGACTGGCGACTGAAGAACGCGCCGGTCGGCCCCGATGTGACGACCGACACCTATCATTTCCTCACCACCAAAGGCGATTTCGCCTTTCCCCACGCGCTGATCCCCCCGCAGATGCGCACCAGGGACGGCATTGTCGTCAGCCTCGGCGATCTGGTGCGCTGGCTGGGCGAAGAGGCCACCGCCCTCGGCGTCGACATTTTCCCGATGACGGCGGCGGTCGATGTGCTGCGGACGGGCGATGGCCCGGTGCGCGGCATCATCACCGGCGATCTCGGCCTCGACCGGGACGGCAATCCCAAGCCCGGTCACGCCGAAGGCATTGCGCTCGAAGCCAAATATACGCTGATCGGGGAGGGGGCCCGTGGCTCGCTCGCCAAGACGATCATCGGTGATTTCGGCCTGGCTTCGGGCAAGAGCCCGCAAAAATACGGCCTTGGCATCAAGGAAGTCTGGGAAATCCCGGCGGATCGCCACGAGCCCGGCAAGGTCGACCACTATCTCGGCTTCCCGCTCGACAACGCCACCTCCGGCGGTGGCTTTGCCTATCACGCCCAAGACCGAAAACTCTATCTCGGCCTCGTCGTCCATCTCGACTATGCCGACCCCACGCTCTCGCCCTTCGACGAATTCCAGCGCTTCAAGACCCATCCCGCAATCGCCCCGCTGCTCGAGGGGGCGACCCGCCTCAGCTATGGCGCGCGAGCGCTGGCCTCGGGCGGCTGGCAATCTCTGCCCGATCTCGCCTTTGCCGGTGGTGCGCTGATCGGCTGTGCGGCCGGCTTCATGAATGCGCCGCGGCTCAAAGCCATCCACAACGCCTTCCTCTCGGGTATTGCCGCTGCCGATGCGGTGGGCGAGGCTGTCGCCGCCGGTCGCCAGCATGATCGCATCGAGACGCTGCAGGAACGGGTGCTGGAAACCGGCATCGGGGCCGAATTGTTCGGCGTGCGCAACATCAAGCCGATGTGGAGCCGCTTTGGGACCCTGTTCGGCGCCGGTCTTGGCGGGTTCGATCTCTGGTGCCAGTCGCTGCTGCGCTTTTCGATGTTCGGCACCCAGCGGAGCGATACATCAGACGCCGCAAAGCTCAAGCCCATTGCCGCAGTGACCCCGCGCACCTATCCGCGCCCCGATGGCACAACTACTTTTGATCGGGCGTCGTCTGTCTTCCTCGCCAATCTGTCGCATGACGAAGACCAGCCGGTACATCTCAAGCTGGCCGACCCCAGCATCCCGATCCGCGAAAACCTGCCGCTTTATGGCGAACCGGCCCCGCTTTATTGCCCGGCCGGTGTCTATGAAGTCGCCGAGGAGAACGGCGCGCCGGTCTTCCGCATCCACGCGGCCAATTGCGTGCATTGCAAGACCTGCGACATCAAGGATCCGTCCCGGAACATCACATGGGTGCCGCCCGAAGGGGGCTGCGGGCCCAATTACAGCGGAATGTAA
- a CDS encoding tetratricopeptide repeat protein, whose amino-acid sequence MARPVFAALMVLAFSPHVAAQNNPLAALDMLQLYRPSISGSFLAGNQALDELRTDEAARYFGQAAQSDWENPLLVERAFVAYAADGQIGQAASVAKHLVDLTGTNELADLVVASEAIKERRYGAAERMLRNVSQDSFTGITAAILRAWALVGDNRYAEADELLETLGQTGLEDFLVFHRALMAEVAGERAIALDLAEKAFENEPYVARMVEVYARMLANDGRFDEAEDVIATFEDQGLTHPVVTVVKQAVEARQRPGVFTPNVQVGAAEMFHGIGAALTRDGSKDLALVFLRLGLYLDPNADVIALAVGQLLDSASQHDAANKIYDAIPVTSAVKPTAVVRVAQNLDAVGDRPEALRRLRNIIAANPDDLDAVSVLGDLLRYDEQFAEAAEAYSRSLEISGGEAPADWRYYYVRGIAYERAKEWPKAEADFLKALDLNPDQPAVLNYLGYSWIDQDMHLDRALGMIEKAVEAQPQDGYIVDSLGWAFYKLGRIDEAIETLERAVMLLPNDPEINDHLGDAYWKSGRRLEARFQWNVARAVDKDGRVTERTGPKLAEGLTPENETE is encoded by the coding sequence ATGGCGCGACCCGTTTTTGCCGCGCTGATGGTGCTGGCTTTCAGCCCCCATGTGGCAGCCCAGAACAACCCGCTGGCTGCACTCGACATGCTTCAGCTCTATCGCCCCAGCATTAGTGGCTCGTTCCTGGCCGGCAACCAGGCCCTGGATGAGCTGCGCACCGACGAGGCCGCGCGCTATTTCGGCCAGGCGGCCCAGTCCGATTGGGAAAATCCGCTGCTGGTCGAGCGCGCCTTCGTCGCCTACGCGGCCGATGGGCAGATCGGCCAGGCGGCCTCCGTTGCCAAGCACCTTGTCGACCTGACCGGCACCAATGAACTGGCCGACCTCGTCGTGGCCTCCGAGGCCATCAAGGAACGTCGCTACGGCGCGGCAGAGCGCATGCTGCGCAATGTCTCGCAGGACAGCTTTACCGGCATCACCGCCGCGATCCTGCGCGCATGGGCGCTGGTGGGCGACAATCGCTACGCCGAAGCCGATGAACTGCTTGAGACGCTTGGCCAGACCGGGCTGGAGGACTTTCTCGTTTTCCACCGCGCGCTGATGGCAGAAGTCGCCGGCGAACGCGCCATTGCGCTCGACCTGGCGGAAAAGGCCTTCGAGAACGAGCCCTATGTGGCCCGCATGGTCGAAGTCTATGCCCGCATGCTGGCCAATGATGGTCGGTTCGACGAAGCCGAAGACGTCATTGCCACGTTCGAAGACCAGGGCCTCACCCATCCGGTGGTCACCGTGGTCAAACAGGCGGTAGAAGCCCGCCAGCGTCCCGGCGTATTCACCCCCAATGTCCAGGTCGGCGCCGCCGAAATGTTCCATGGCATTGGCGCAGCGCTGACGCGCGACGGCAGCAAGGACCTTGCTCTCGTCTTCCTCCGCCTCGGGCTCTATCTCGATCCCAATGCCGATGTCATCGCTCTGGCGGTTGGGCAATTGCTCGACAGCGCCTCCCAGCATGACGCCGCCAACAAGATCTACGACGCAATCCCCGTCACCTCGGCGGTCAAGCCGACAGCGGTGGTCCGCGTCGCGCAAAATCTCGATGCCGTGGGCGACCGGCCGGAAGCGCTGCGCCGGCTGCGCAATATCATTGCCGCCAATCCCGATGATCTGGATGCCGTTTCGGTGCTGGGCGATCTCCTGCGCTATGATGAGCAGTTCGCCGAGGCCGCCGAGGCCTATTCGCGCAGCCTCGAGATTTCCGGCGGCGAGGCTCCCGCCGACTGGCGCTACTACTATGTCCGCGGCATCGCCTATGAGCGCGCCAAGGAATGGCCAAAGGCCGAGGCCGATTTTCTCAAGGCGCTCGACCTCAACCCCGACCAGCCTGCCGTGCTGAACTATCTCGGCTATAGCTGGATCGACCAGGACATGCATCTCGATCGCGCCCTCGGAATGATCGAGAAAGCCGTCGAGGCGCAACCGCAGGATGGCTATATCGTCGATTCGCTCGGCTGGGCCTTCTACAAGCTCGGCCGCATCGACGAGGCGATCGAGACGCTCGAGCGCGCCGTCATGCTCCTGCCCAACGATCCCGAGATCAATGATCACCTCGGCGATGCCTATTGGAAATCGGGGCGCCGGCTCGAGGCGCGCTTCCAGTGGAATGTCGCGCGGGCGGTGGACAAGGATGGCCGCGTTACCGAGCGCACCGGCCCCAAGCTCGCCGAAGGACTGACACCGGAAAACGAGACCGAATAG
- a CDS encoding LemA family protein, producing MEWVILVLAVAVIGYAIIIYNGLVKNRQMVEEGWSGIDVQLKRRTDLIPNMMETVKGYMGHERETLEAVVKARAAATSAAAAGPEARAKAEGELSGALGRLLAVAEAYPDLKANTTFLEFQQTLRTTEDEIQMARRYYNGAVRDMNIQVDSFPSNLVANAFRFTKAQYFELDNEAERQAPTVKF from the coding sequence ATGGAATGGGTCATTCTGGTACTTGCCGTTGCCGTGATCGGCTACGCCATCATCATCTACAACGGCCTGGTGAAAAACCGACAGATGGTCGAGGAGGGCTGGAGCGGCATCGACGTCCAGCTCAAGCGCCGCACCGACCTCATTCCCAACATGATGGAGACGGTAAAGGGCTATATGGGCCATGAGCGCGAGACGCTCGAAGCTGTCGTGAAAGCCCGTGCCGCTGCCACCAGCGCCGCCGCCGCAGGTCCCGAAGCCCGCGCCAAGGCCGAAGGCGAACTCTCGGGAGCCCTGGGGCGCCTGCTCGCCGTCGCCGAGGCCTATCCCGACCTCAAGGCCAACACCACATTCCTCGAATTCCAGCAGACCCTGCGCACCACCGAGGACGAAATCCAGATGGCGCGCCGCTACTACAATGGCGCGGTCCGCGACATGAACATCCAGGTCGATTCCTTCCCATCCAATTTGGTCGCCAATGCCTTCCGCTTCACCAAGGCGCAATATTTCGAGCTCGACAACGAAGCCGAGCGCCAGGCGCCTACGGTAAAGTTCTGA
- the rnk gene encoding nucleoside diphosphate kinase regulator produces MTQPTRDLSPRLVLGTTDHETLGRLARAGLDRMPDLAETLLDELDRARVVEDAKLPEDVVRMGARVVYRTNGGAEQDVTLVYPAEADIAAGKISVMTPIGTALIGLKAGQSITWRDRADKRQMLTVVEVKAAAEA; encoded by the coding sequence ATGACGCAGCCCACCAGAGATTTGTCGCCCCGCCTTGTGCTGGGCACCACCGACCACGAAACATTGGGACGCCTGGCGCGTGCCGGGCTGGACCGCATGCCGGATCTGGCCGAGACCCTGCTCGACGAGCTGGACCGTGCCCGCGTCGTCGAGGATGCCAAGCTGCCCGAGGATGTGGTGCGCATGGGCGCGCGCGTCGTCTATCGCACCAATGGCGGGGCCGAACAGGATGTGACGCTGGTCTACCCGGCCGAGGCCGATATTGCCGCGGGCAAGATTTCGGTGATGACGCCGATCGGAACGGCGCTGATCGGTCTCAAGGCCGGCCAGTCCATCACCTGGCGCGACCGCGCCGACAAGCGGCAGATGCTGACCGTGGTCGAAGTGAAGGCTGCGGCCGAGGCTTAG
- a CDS encoding uracil-DNA glycosylase — MSQDHALNNAELLSVLDWYRAAGVDLAVGEEPVDRFAQKPPVASAAAPSRIAPLPGAAAPAPVPLVPGPVGGDPAEARALARSAQSLDQLRDMLEAYDGCGLKFRATQLVFADGNPQAKIMLIGEAPGAEEDRIGKPFVGRSGQLLDRMLAAIGLNRTKVYIANSVPWRPPGNRAPSPEEMELCLPFLHRQVELVAPKLVVTLGGSAMQTIFKTTAGIIKMRGKWQEVSIGNHATDGMPTLHPAYLLRNPAAKQQAWRDLLSLKMKMDALGLE, encoded by the coding sequence ATGTCTCAAGATCACGCGCTCAATAACGCCGAACTGCTTTCGGTGCTGGACTGGTATCGTGCCGCCGGCGTCGATCTGGCCGTGGGCGAAGAGCCGGTCGACCGGTTCGCGCAGAAGCCGCCTGTCGCCAGTGCGGCGGCTCCGTCCCGTATCGCCCCCCTGCCCGGCGCGGCGGCACCGGCTCCCGTGCCGCTGGTTCCCGGACCGGTGGGCGGAGACCCCGCCGAAGCGCGCGCGCTGGCGCGTTCTGCTCAATCGCTGGATCAATTGCGGGACATGCTGGAGGCCTATGATGGCTGCGGGCTCAAATTCCGCGCCACCCAGCTGGTGTTCGCCGATGGCAATCCCCAGGCAAAGATCATGCTGATCGGGGAAGCGCCCGGTGCCGAGGAGGACCGGATCGGAAAGCCGTTCGTCGGACGCTCCGGGCAATTGCTCGACCGGATGCTGGCGGCAATCGGGCTCAATCGCACCAAGGTCTATATCGCCAATTCCGTGCCCTGGCGCCCGCCCGGCAATCGTGCGCCGTCGCCCGAAGAGATGGAATTGTGCCTGCCGTTCTTGCATCGGCAGGTGGAACTTGTGGCGCCAAAGCTCGTGGTGACGCTGGGCGGATCGGCCATGCAGACGATTTTCAAGACCACAGCCGGGATCATCAAGATGCGCGGCAAATGGCAGGAAGTGAGCATCGGCAACCACGCCACGGACGGCATGCCGACGCTGCATCCGGCCTATCTCCTGCGCAACCCCGCGGCCAAGCAACAAGCCTGGCGCGATTTGCTCAGTCTCAAGATGAAGATGGACGCGCTGGGGCTGGAGTGA
- a CDS encoding 4-(cytidine 5'-diphospho)-2-C-methyl-D-erythritol kinase, whose product MTLFHTQAAPAKINLALHVTRRRDDGYHDLESLIVFADLADELSATPADADSLTISGPFAAGLGVGSTNLVMRALAGFRARWPGLVPDGLRLHLVKNLPVAAGIGGGSADAAAALRLLARMSGHDLSVADLADLATTLGADVPACLISRPLVARGVGEILSPLPDFPALFIVLVNPLVPVATADIFRRLNAHDNYPLPALPSPLTRPAQLGLWLAETRNDLQPPAIKLVPVIGEIIEELAQTPGCILARMSGSGATVFGIFGSEGQAHEAAQIMRRHNSEHWVAAAPLLGV is encoded by the coding sequence ATGACCCTTTTCCATACCCAGGCAGCGCCGGCCAAGATCAATCTGGCGCTGCACGTCACCCGTCGTCGCGACGATGGCTATCACGACCTTGAAAGCCTCATCGTCTTTGCAGATCTGGCCGACGAGCTTTCCGCCACGCCCGCCGATGCCGACAGCCTGACCATTTCCGGCCCCTTTGCCGCGGGCCTCGGGGTGGGCAGCACCAATCTCGTCATGCGTGCGCTGGCGGGTTTTCGCGCCCGCTGGCCCGGTCTGGTGCCGGATGGACTGCGCCTGCACCTGGTCAAGAACCTGCCGGTCGCCGCCGGCATTGGGGGCGGTTCCGCCGATGCCGCCGCTGCCCTGCGCCTTCTTGCGCGCATGAGCGGGCACGATTTGTCGGTCGCCGATCTGGCCGATCTCGCCACGACTTTAGGGGCCGACGTGCCCGCCTGCCTCATCAGCCGACCGCTCGTTGCGCGGGGTGTGGGTGAAATCCTGTCGCCGCTGCCCGATTTTCCAGCGCTGTTCATCGTCCTGGTCAATCCGCTGGTGCCGGTGGCGACGGCGGATATTTTCCGCCGGCTCAACGCCCACGACAATTATCCCCTCCCGGCCTTGCCCAGCCCGCTGACCCGTCCCGCCCAGCTCGGCCTCTGGCTGGCCGAAACCCGCAACGATCTGCAGCCGCCGGCGATCAAGCTGGTGCCGGTCATTGGCGAGATCATTGAAGAACTGGCGCAGACACCTGGCTGCATCCTGGCCCGCATGTCCGGTTCGGGCGCCACCGTCTTCGGCATTTTCGGCTCCGAAGGCCAGGCCCACGAAGCCGCCCAGATCATGCGCCGCCACAATTCCGAACACTGGGTCGCCGCCGCACCGCTGCTTGGTGTTTAG
- a CDS encoding methyltransferase, with the protein MSQPSHGFRAGLDSVLLGAAIARNTNNLLDLGAGVGTASLVSLTLGLTGTATMVERHEETGALARRNIAENGLACRANVLALDILEKPALRREAGLIDNHYDAIIANPPFFGAGQGTLAPEDSRADARHMPVDALDTWLRCAAGAAKAGGEIICIYPSAGLGALLAAITPRFGAVTILPLTPRPDQPSNRILVRAIKGSRAPLTLLASRPLHGEDGRAFSPAFDAIFRGTGALDW; encoded by the coding sequence GTGTCGCAGCCGAGCCACGGCTTTCGGGCGGGTCTCGATTCTGTCCTGCTCGGCGCCGCAATCGCGCGGAACACCAACAATCTGCTCGATCTCGGCGCCGGCGTCGGCACCGCTTCGCTGGTGTCGCTGACCCTGGGTCTCACCGGCACCGCCACCATGGTGGAGCGTCACGAGGAGACCGGAGCCCTGGCGCGCCGCAACATCGCCGAGAACGGGCTCGCCTGCCGCGCCAATGTGCTCGCGCTGGATATCCTCGAAAAGCCCGCCCTTCGCCGCGAGGCGGGGCTCATCGACAATCACTACGATGCCATCATCGCCAATCCGCCCTTTTTCGGGGCCGGGCAGGGCACTCTGGCCCCCGAAGACAGCCGTGCCGATGCGCGCCACATGCCGGTCGATGCGCTCGATACCTGGCTGCGCTGCGCCGCCGGGGCCGCCAAGGCCGGGGGCGAAATCATCTGCATCTATCCCAGCGCCGGCCTGGGCGCGCTTCTCGCCGCCATCACCCCGCGTTTCGGCGCCGTCACCATCCTGCCGCTCACCCCGCGCCCCGATCAGCCTTCCAACCGTATCTTGGTGCGGGCCATCAAGGGGTCGCGTGCGCCGCTGACGCTGCTCGCCAGCCGCCCGCTCCACGGCGAGGACGGGCGCGCCTTTTCGCCTGCATTCGACGCCATTTTTCGCGGCACCGGCGCACTCGACTGGTAA
- a CDS encoding polyprenyl synthetase family protein gives MAVSVLTQTKQAETTNAVDRLLAATAEDMAQVNALILSRAESHVDMVPELARYLIESGGKRLRPMLTVAAAILFGRGKGNAINFAAAVEFMHNATLLHDDVVDESDMRRGKPAARMVWGNKASILVGDFLLGQAFMMMVETGDIDALGVLSAASAVMAEGEVFQLAKTGDLTTTEADYAEVIRAKTAVLFKAACEVGAMSGGADAAGRAALAQYGIELGNAFQLVDDALDYGGQTGTLGKNVGDDLREGKMTLPVILALAEGSEAERQIIASALGKVDASELEVSQVVAIFTRHNTLKRTLDKAHAHADAAIAALAPLPESEMKTILADVVRHSVGRAS, from the coding sequence ATGGCGGTCTCTGTTCTGACCCAGACGAAGCAGGCTGAAACGACCAATGCGGTCGATCGGCTCTTGGCGGCAACGGCCGAGGATATGGCGCAGGTCAACGCGCTGATCCTGAGCCGTGCCGAATCGCATGTCGACATGGTGCCCGAGCTGGCCCGCTATCTCATCGAGAGCGGCGGCAAGCGTTTGCGCCCGATGCTGACCGTGGCCGCTGCCATTCTCTTCGGTCGCGGCAAGGGCAATGCGATCAATTTCGCCGCTGCCGTCGAATTCATGCACAATGCGACGCTGCTGCACGACGATGTCGTGGACGAGAGCGATATGCGCCGCGGCAAGCCTGCGGCCCGCATGGTCTGGGGCAACAAGGCTTCCATTCTGGTCGGGGATTTCCTGCTCGGCCAGGCTTTCATGATGATGGTGGAGACCGGCGATATCGATGCGCTCGGCGTGCTCTCCGCCGCGTCCGCCGTGATGGCCGAGGGCGAAGTGTTCCAGCTGGCAAAGACCGGCGACCTCACCACCACCGAAGCCGATTATGCCGAAGTGATCCGCGCCAAGACGGCGGTGCTGTTCAAGGCGGCCTGCGAAGTGGGCGCCATGTCCGGCGGCGCCGATGCAGCCGGGCGCGCGGCGCTGGCGCAATACGGCATCGAGCTCGGCAACGCCTTCCAGCTCGTCGACGACGCCCTCGACTATGGCGGGCAGACCGGCACGCTGGGCAAGAATGTCGGCGACGATCTGCGCGAGGGCAAGATGACCCTGCCGGTGATTCTCGCCCTGGCCGAAGGCAGCGAAGCCGAACGGCAGATCATCGCCTCGGCGCTGGGCAAGGTCGATGCGAGCGAGCTCGAAGTCAGCCAGGTAGTGGCGATCTTTACCCGCCACAACACGCTCAAGCGCACGCTGGACAAGGCCCATGCCCATGCCGACGCGGCCATTGCCGCCCTGGCCCCCCTGCCCGAGAGCGAGATGAAGACCATCCTCGCCGACGTGGTCCGCCACAGTGTGGGCCGGGCGTCTTAG